CGGGAGCAGCGTCGCCTCGTCGCGTTCCAGGCCCGCATAGCCGACGGACACGTCGGGCAGCAGGTCGGTGACCGCATCGAGCAGCCCCAGGCCCGCGCGCAGGATCGGCACCGCCACGACCGGCGCCGCCATCACGCGCACCGCCGCCTCGGCGAGCGGCGTGGTGACCGTAGCGGGGCGCGTCGGCTGCGACCGCGTCGCCTCGAGGACGAGGACCGTGGCGAGCCGCCGTGCGAGGTGCCGGAACCGTTCGGGGGTGGTGGCGGCGTCGCGCAGTCCCGCGAGCAGGTGGTTCGCCAGCGGGTGCTCGACGACCGTGAGGCTGCTCACCGGGCGGATGCTAGCGGGACGTCCCGGCGCCGCGCCGGAGAACGGTGGCGGCCCCCGCGCCCGATGGACCGTACGATGACCGCGTGAGACGGGCGAAGATCGTCGCGACGCTGGGTCCGGCACTGGACGACCGCGACAAGCTGCGCGCGGCCGTGGAAGCCGGCATCGACGTCGCGCGGCTGAACTTCTCGCACGGCGACCACGCGACGCACGAGCGCAGGCTCGAGGCCGTGCGGGCGTTGTCGGCCCGGCTCGGACGCAACGTCGGCAGCCTCGCCGACCTGCAGGGGCCGAAGATCCGCCTCGGCGTGCTGCCCGACGAGGGCGTGCCCGTGGCGACGGGCTCCGAGGTGTTCCTCGTCCCGGGCGCCGAGACACTCGACGAGTACACGAGCGAGGGGCTCGCGGCCCTGCCGGTCGTATACAAGGCACTCGCCGAGGACGTCCTGCCCGGAGCGCTCGTGCTCATCGACGACGGGTACCTGCGGCTCGTCGTCTCCCGCGTCGAGGAGGGCGGGGTGTGGGCCCGGGTCGTGGCCGGCGGCGTGGCGCGCAGCCGCAAAGGCGTGAACCTGCCGGGCGTGGCGGTGTCGGCGCCGAGCATCACCGACAAGGACGTCGGCGACCTCGAGTTCGCCGTCGAGCTCGGCGTCGACTGGCTCGCGCTGTCGTTCGTCCGTCACCCCGACGACGTCGTGAAGGCCCGGGCCCGTGTGCACGAGGCCGGCGGCGAGTGCCCTATCGTCGCGAAGCTCGAGCGCCCGGAGGCCATCGAGCGGCTGCCGGAGGTCATGGCCGTCAGCGACGCGGTGATGGTCGCCCGCGGGGACCTCGGTGTCGAGATCGGTCCCGAGCAGGTACCGGCCATCCAGAAGAGGATCATCGCCGACGCCGGCGCGCAGATGAAGCCGGTGATCACCGCGACCGAGATGCTCGAGAGCATGGTGAACTCACCGCGTCCCACCCGCGCCGAGGCGAGCGACGTCGCGAACGCGGTCTTCGACGGCAGTGACGCGCTCATGCTGTCGGGCGAGACCGCGTCGGGCAGCTACCCCGTCGAGGCGGTCCGGACGATGGCCCGCATCATCGAGGTCGCCGAGCGCTCCCCCCATCTCGTCAACCCGTCGGCGCCGCCGCCGGAGGAGCTCGGGGTCGGCCGGGTTGTCGCCCGCGCCGCGGTCGAGGTCGCCCGGGACGTCCACGCCGCGGCGATCGTGTGCTACTCGATCTCGGGGCGTTCCATCCTGCGGGTGAGCAAGTACCGACCCGAGATGCCGTTGCTCGGCCTGACCCCGCAGGACCGCACGCGCCGGCGCACAGCGCTCATGTGGGGCACCGAGTCGGCCCTCGTGCCGATGAAGGGGTCGGGAGGAGACCTCACGACCGCCGCGGAGCGGGCGCTGCTCGAGGGCGGCTGGGCCTCCCAGGGCGACCGGGTCGTGATCGTCTCGGGCCGTCCGGGCGGTCATGGGGGCACGAACCGCATCATGGTCCACCGGGTCGGCGAGGAAGTGTGGGGATAGTCGCTCCCCCCGGCGCACGGGGATAGCGGGCGTGGCCCCCCGTCTCGTCGTGATCGGTGGGGACGCCGCCGGGATGTCGGCTGCGAGCCACGTGAACCGGGTTGTGCCCGAAGCCGAGGTGATCGTGGTCGAGCGGGGGCCGCACACCTCCTACTCGATGTGCGGCATCCCCTTCCTCGTCGGCGGGGTCGTCGGGGAGGGCCGTGACCTCGTCGTGCGCAGCCCGGAGCAGTTCCGCCGCGCCGGGGTCACCGTGCACACGCGCACCGAGGCCATCTCCGTCGACGCCGACGCCCGGCGGGTGCGCGTGCGCGACCTGGCGGCCGGGGCGGAGCGCGACGAGCCCTACGACCTGCTCCTCGTCGCCACCGGTGCGCGCCCGGTCGTCCCACCGGTCCCGGGGGCTCAGCGCTACGCCGAGGTCGTCCACACGCTCGCCGAGGGGGAGCGCCTGCGCGCCCGCCTCGACGCCATGGAGGGCGACGCGCGCACCGTCGTCGTCGTGGGAGCCGGCTACATCGGCCTGGAGCTCGCCGAGGCGCTCGTCACCCGCGGCCTCGACGCCACCCTCGTCGATGCGAACTCCCAGGTCATGGCGTCACTCGACGCCGACATGGCGAGACCGGTCGAGGAGGCGCTGCGCAGGTTCGGGGTCCACCTCGCCCTCGCGGAACGCCTCGAGGAGGTCCGCGGCGAAGGGCGCGCGTGCCGGGAGGTGGTCACGGACGGCGGCGCCTACGACGCCGACCTCGTCGTCGTCGCCGTGGGCGCGCGGCCCGCGGTCGACGTGGCCCGCACCGCCGGCTGCGCGGTCGGGGACAGCGGCGCGCTCCTGGTCGACCCGACGATGCGCACGAGCGTCGAGGGCATCTGGGCGGCGGGCGACTGCGTCGAGTCGACGCACCTCGTGAGCGGCGCCCCCGTCAACGTGCAGCTCGGCACCCACGCGAACAAGCAGGGCAGGATCGCGGGCCTGCACCTCGCTGCGGCGCTGCGTGGCGACGAGCCCCCGGCCGGCGCGGCCTTCCCCGGTGTGGTCGGCACGGCGGTGACGAAGATCTGTGACACCGAGGTGGCCCGCACGGGGCTGAACGAACGCGAGGCCCGCGACGCCGGCGTGGGCTACGCCGCCGTGCGGTTCACCGGCTCCGCACGGGCCGGCTACCTGCCCGACGCGGGTGAGGTGGCGGTGAAGATGCTCGCCGAGCGGGGCACGGGACGGGTCCTCGGCGCGCAGCTCGTCGGCACGGGCAACGTCGGCAAGCGCATCGACACGGCTGCCACGTGGTGCCAGCTCGGGGTAAGGGTGCAGCAGGCGCAGCTGCTCGACCTCGCTTACGCCCCGCCGTTCGGGGGAGTGTGGGACCTCCTCGCCGTCGGCGCCCGCAAGCTCGTCCGCGAGCTCGGCCTGTCACCGCAGCTGTAGCGGTCGAGCGATGCACCGTCTTCAGGGGTCGGCGAGGGACGGTGGGATCGCCCCCCGCAGGCGGCGCAGCAAGGAGACGAGGGTCGCGAGGTCGTCGTCGGACAGCTCCTCGAACAGCGCGTTGAGCTCGGCGTAGTGGGCGGGGAGGTGCCGCTCGAGCAGCGCGTTGCCCGCCGGGGTGAGGCTGACGATGACGCGGCGCCGGTCGTGCTCGTGCGGGCGCCGCGTCACGAGGCCCTTGCCCTCGAGCGTGTCGAGCAGGCCGGTGATGGACGGGCGGCTGACGAGCAGGCGCTCGGAGAGCTGGCAGGGCTCGAGCGTACGACCCGGCGTGTTGCGCAGCGCCATGAGGACGTTGAAGGCGCTCGGGGACAGGCCGAGGGGGCGCAGCTCGTCGGCCTGGGCGCTCACCGCAGCGCTGTAGCCTCGGAAGAGCCAGATGAGGGCCTGGACCGACAGTGGCCGGCAGTCGGGGTGGGTCTGCTCCTGCAGCGCGAGACGTTGAAGCTCGAGAGGGTGCGTGCCGGCGGCGGTTCGCTGACACGGTTGCCCCGGCACGGACTGGTCGCTCGGCCTCATCGTCCTCGCCTCTGCTCGGGGTCAAGGCTACCCGTGCGGCGCCGCCGCGGGGCGTCCGGCACCACCCGGGCGGCCAGCAGGTCGCTCTCGGGGATGCGCGCGAGGGAGCCGTCGCGGCGTTCCACGGCGAGCGTGCCGCCCTCCCATGCGCGCAGCATCCCCACCGTGTCGGTCGCGGACGGGTGCGCGTGGGTCCGGGCCCGGACGGTGACCCGCCGGCCGACGTCGTCGCGGCTGATGCGCACCTCGTAGCGCGGCCTCACGCTGCAGCGGCCGGGATGTCGGCGGCGGGACGCACCTGGAGCGAGGAGCCGACGGCGAGGACCATGTCCGCGGATGCGACGAGCGCGAGCGCGCGCTCGACGACCCCGGCGAACAGGTCCTGGCCGAAGCGCACGGTCGCCGACTTCACCAGCCCACGGCACCGTGGACAGGTCGGCTCGGTCTCACCGGCGTCGAGCTGGTCGAACGCCCAGCGGGTGCCCGCGGTGAAGCCCCACCCCGCCGGCCGCCGAGGCCCGAGTGGCCGCCACATGCGCTCGTCCCCCATGGGGCCAGGCTACGTCGGGCGCGGGCTGTCGGGTAGATGCGGGGGCAGGATCATGCGTCGCCCGGGACGTGCACGGTGGCTCCGGTTACCGGCCACGAGTCGGCGGAGGCCAGCCACACGATGACCTTCGCGATGGCCCGCGGGGGCACCCAGCGGGCGTGGTCGGCGCTGGGCATGGCGGTGCGGTTCGCGGGCGTGTCGATGACCTTGGGGATGACCGCGTTGGCGGTCCGCCCGCTGCCGCGCAGCTCGGTGGCGAGCGTGCGTACGAGTGCGAGCACGCCCGCCTTCGCCGCGGTGTACGCCGCCTGACCGGGAGCGGGGTGGTCAACCGTCTGCGACCCGACGAGCACCACCCGGCCACCGGCCGCGCCCATGTGCCGCAGCCCCTCCCGCGCGACGACCGTCGCGGTGCGCAGGTTGAGCAGGAGCTGGCGGTCGAGGACGGTGATGTCGTCGAGGTCCTCGACGTTCGTCCCGCCCTCCCAGCCCCCGACGGTCGAGCACGCCATCCAGAGCGGACCCCAGACCGCCTCGAGGACGTCGAGCAGCGCGGCGACCTGGTCGGGGTCGGCGACGTCGCACCGCGAGAGCCGCAGGCGCCCCTCGTCCAGCGCCTCGGCGTGGAGGTCGCGCAGCCGCGCGGCCTGCGCCTCGTCGATCCACGGCACGCACACCCGCTCGCCCCGCTCGAGCAGCAGCCCGACGAGGGCGCTGCCGAGCGCACCCGTCCCTCCGGCGACGAGGTTCGTCACGGGCCGCTCGTGGTCTGCCGGGCGTTGCATCGGACACCTCCGTCGGGTCGTCCGGTGACCCTACCCGTCGTGGTGCGGTTTCCCGGGCCCCCAGCTCGGTACATCCTTCTGCGTGACCGACACAACGCTGACCCTCATCGCCCATGCCGGGACGCACGTGGGCAAGGTGCGCTCCGGCAACGAAGACGCCTACCACTGCGGCGAACGGCTGTTCGTCGTCGCCGACGGCCTCGGCGGCCACGCCGCGGGGGAGGTCGCCTCCGCGCTCGCCGTGGAGGAGCTCGCGGGGCTCGAGCCCCGCGACTTCTCCACCGTGGAGGAGGTCCAGGAGGCCCTTGCCGAGGCCATCCGCGCCGGCAACCGGCGGGTGCACGCGGAGGCCGAGGCGGACGCGCGCCGCGCCGGGATGGGCACGACGCTGACCGCCGCGGCGGTCATGGGCGAGCGGCTGGCCCTCGCCCACGTCGGCGACAGCCGCGCCTACCTGCTGCGAGGAGGCGCCCTCCAGCAGCTCACCACCGACCACACCGCCGCGCAGGAGGCGGTCGACGCCGGGTACCTCACTCCCGAGCAGGCGGCCACCCGGCCGGAGCGGCACATGCTCGCCCGTGCGGTCGGGCTCGCGCTCGACGTGGCCGTCGACACGCCCGAGCCGGTCGGTCTCGCACCCGGCGACCGCGTGCTGCTCTGCTCCGACGGGCTCGTCGACCCGTTGACCGACCAGGCCATCGCCACCATCCTCGAGGAGCATCCCGACCCCCGGGAGGCCTGCGAGGGGCTCGTGCAGGCGGCCCTCGACGGCGGCGGGCCTGACAACGTCACCGTCGTCGTCGTGCGCATCGACGGCTCCTGAGCCCCCGAGGCGTACCCTGCGGCTCTCATGGAACCGGTCCGGCCCGACTACGGCGGCGCGTGGGTCGGCGCGCTCCTTCCCTGGCTGCTCGGCGGCTCTGCGCCGCCGTGGCTGCCCGCCGCGGCCAGAGACGCGGAGCGCGTGGTCCTGCTCGTCCTCGACGGGCTCGGCCAGCACGCCCTGGACCGGTACGGCGACCGGCTGCCCGAGCTGTCGGCCATGGCCGGCACGACCCTCACCACGGTCGCCCCGTCGACGACCGCCGCGGCGCTCACCTCCATCACCACGGGACTGCCGCCCGCGGGGCACGGCGTGGTCGGTTACCGCATGCGGGTCGCTGGGGAGGTCCTCAACGTCCTCGGCTGGCAGACGACGGGTCGCCACCGCGGCCCGGACCCGGCGGTGGTGCAGCCGCAACATCCCTTCGGCGGGTGTGACGTGCCGGTCGTCACGCGGGAGGAGTTCCGGACATCCGGCTTCACCGCGGCGCACCTGCGCGACGTCCCGTTCGTGGGCTGGCGGGTGCCCTCCACGCTCGTCGAGCACGTCCGGCGCCTGAGCGCGGAACGGCGCCTGGTCTACGCCTACTACGACGGGGTCGACAAGGTCGCCCACGAGTTCGGCCTGACCACCGGCTTCTTCACCGCCGAGCTGGCGGCGGCCGACCGGCTCGTCGGCGAGCTGCGCGACGTGCTCCCGCCCGAGGCGGCGCTCGTCGTCACGGCCGACCACGGACAGCTCGACGTGGGACCCGACGACGTCGTGGGACTCGACGCACTCGACGGAGCCGTCGCCGCCTACTCGGGCGAGAGCCGCTTCCGGTCGCTGCACGCCCGCACCGGCGCGGCAGGTGACCTCCTCGCCGCCGCGAGGGAGCACTTCGGTGACTGCGCGTGGGTGTTCGCCCGCGACCAGCTCTTCGACGAGGGCTGGCTCGGTCCCGGCGCGACGGCAACGGTCCGCGGGCGCATGGGTGACGTCGTGCTCGCCGCCCATGACGGCGTCGCGTTCGCCGATCCCGGCGAGGACCGCGAGAACGCGCTGCTCGGCCGTCACGGCAGCCTGACACCCGACGAGATGATCGTGCCGCTGCTGTCAGCGCCCGGCCGCGCCTGACGCGTCGGGCCCCTTTGGGGGCGCTACCTCACGCGCGTCAGGCCGGTGAGCCGCTCGGCGCCGGTGTAGACGTTCATCGTCGTCCCGCGCACGAATCCGGCGAGGGTCATGCCCGCCTCCCCGGCGAGATCGACCGCGAGGCTCGACGGCGCGGAGACGGCGGCGAGCACCGGCACGCCGGCGACGAGGGCCTTCTGGGCGATCTCGAACGCGACCCGCCCTGACACGAGGAGCAGGTGGCCGGAGAGCGGCAGCCGCTCCGACATGGCTGCCCAGCCGACGAGCTTGTCGACGGCGTTGTGGCGGCCGACGTCCTCCCGCAGGCACACGAGCTCGCCGTCGGAGGTGAAGAGGCCCGCGGCGTGCAGGCCCCCGGTGCGGTCGAACACCCGCTGGGCGGCGCGCAGGCGGTCGGGCAGGGCGGCGAGCGTGGAGGCGGACACCCGCACCCCGTCATCGCCGACCGCACCGGTGTCCTTGCGCACCGCCGCGATGCTCGCCGTCCCGCAGATGCCGCACGACGAGCTGGTGTAGACGTGGCGGCGGAGGTCCGCCGGGACGGGGGCCGCGGAGCGCAGAGCGACCTCGACGACGTTGAAGTCGCCCGTGTAGGGACCCGGCTCGCCCGCGCAGTAGCGGATCGTCGCGACGTCGCCGGCGGCGTCGACGATGCCCTCGGTGAGGCAGAAGCCGAGGGCGAGCTCGAAGTCGTTGCCGGGGGTGCGCATCGTCACCGCGACCGCGTCGCCGTTGACGCGGACCTCCATGGGCTCCTCGGCGACGAGCTGGTCGCTGCTCGGGCGGGCGCTGCCCCCGGTGACCCGCAGGATGCGGCGCCTTGCGATCACCCGGTTACTCACCGGTGAGCGCCTCCACGGCGACGATCAACGCCCGCACGTGGGCCGCGCGCGTCGCCGGATCGGCCTCGCCCGCGAGCGCGAGCCCGGCGGTGTAGGCGCTCAGCGGCGCGAGGCGGCGCTCGACGGTGTGCGCGACGACGCGCGCGAGGTCGAGCACGGCGTCGACCTCGGCGGGTGAGATCGCCTTGGTGCCGGCCTCCGCGGCGAGCCGGGTCAGGAAAGCTTCCCCGTCCAATGACGCGACCTCCGATCCTCGAGCACGGCATCGTAGCCGCCGGCGGCGCACCTCACCGTGGCGGACCCCAGCTCCGCCGCTGTGCCGCCGTCAGCGCGACAGCCGGGGCGACCGGCCCCTCGGCGCGCCGATCATGGGCCCCTCGCCGGAGGGGTCGATGACGCCGGCCTCGCTCCACGCGTAGCGGCCCTCGAGAACGCGGTCGGCCGCCGCGGCGTTGCGTGCGTCGTCGTTGCGCCAGAGGGCACGGAACAGCGTGTCGGCCCGTCGCCGCGCCTGGCGGCAGAACAGGTCGGCGAGCTCGACCGCGCTTTCCCCCTCGACGGGGTCGTCCTCGACGAGCATCTGCGCACGCACGCAGGCGGCGCTCATCGCGTACAGCTCGGCGCCGATGTCGACGATGCGCCCGAGGAAGCCCTGCTTGCGCTCCAGGCGCGCCTGCCAGCGGCTCATGCCGTAGAAGGTGGAGCGGGCGAGCTTGCGCGACGCCCGCTCGACGAAGCGCAGATGCCCGGCCAGCTGACCGAACTCCGCGTAGGCGCCGGGCACCGCTGCCTTTCCCGCGACGAGCTGTGGGAGCCACCTGCCGTAGAAGGCGCCGGCCTTCGCCGCCGCACGGGCCTTGCCGCGGACTCCGACGTCGGGGTCGACGAGATCGCCGGCGACCGACAGGTGCGCGTCGACGGCCTCCCGGGCGATGAGCAGGTGCATGATCTCGCTCGACCCCTCGAAGATGCGGTTGATGCGCATGTCCCGCAGGACCTGCTCGGCGGGCACCGGTTTCTCGCCCCGCGCGGCGAGCGACGCCGCCGTCTCGAACCCCCGGCCGCCGCGGATCTGCACGAGCTCGTCGGCCACGAGCCATCCCATCTCGGAGTTGTAGAGCTTCGCGAGGGCCGCCTCGATGCGGATGTCGTTGCGCTCCTGGTCGGCGAGCTCGGCGGACAGCTCCACGACCGCCTCCATGGCGAACGCGGTGGCGGCGATGAAGGCGATCTTGTGGGCGACGGCCTCGTGCTTGCCGATCGGCTGGCCCCACTGGACGCGCTCGTTGCTCCACTCGCGGGCGATCTTCAGGCACCACTTGCCGGTCGCGGCGTTCACCGCCGGCAGGCTGAGGCGCCCGGTGTTCAACGTCGCGAGCGCGACCCGCAGCCCGCGGCCCTCGTCACCGACGACGTTCGCGGCAGGGACGAAGACGTCGTCGAACCTCGTGACCCCGTTCTCGATGCCGCGCAGGCCCATGAACGCGTTGCGGTGCTCGACGGTGATGCCCGGCGAGTCGGCCTCGACGATGAACGTGGTGATCCCGCCCCGGCGGCCCTCGGAGGGGGGCACGACCGCCATGACGACGAGGAGGTCGGCGATGACGCCGTTCGTCGTCCAGAGCTTCACGCCGTTCAACCGGTACCCCGACCCGTCCTCGGCGGGTGTGGCGGTCGTGCGCATCCGGGCCGGGTCGCTGCCGAC
This DNA window, taken from Egibacteraceae bacterium, encodes the following:
- the upp gene encoding uracil phosphoribosyltransferase, whose amino-acid sequence is MSSLTVVEHPLANHLLAGLRDAATTPERFRHLARRLATVLVLEATRSQPTRPATVTTPLAEAAVRVMAAPVVAVPILRAGLGLLDAVTDLLPDVSVGYAGLERDEATLLPTSYYLKVPALAGRPVLLLDPMLATGGSAVAAVALLKERGATDVRLVCVVAAPEGVRRLADAHPDVGVVTAALDDRLDGRGFIVPGLGDFGDRLFGTP
- the pyk gene encoding pyruvate kinase is translated as MRRAKIVATLGPALDDRDKLRAAVEAGIDVARLNFSHGDHATHERRLEAVRALSARLGRNVGSLADLQGPKIRLGVLPDEGVPVATGSEVFLVPGAETLDEYTSEGLAALPVVYKALAEDVLPGALVLIDDGYLRLVVSRVEEGGVWARVVAGGVARSRKGVNLPGVAVSAPSITDKDVGDLEFAVELGVDWLALSFVRHPDDVVKARARVHEAGGECPIVAKLERPEAIERLPEVMAVSDAVMVARGDLGVEIGPEQVPAIQKRIIADAGAQMKPVITATEMLESMVNSPRPTRAEASDVANAVFDGSDALMLSGETASGSYPVEAVRTMARIIEVAERSPHLVNPSAPPPEELGVGRVVARAAVEVARDVHAAAIVCYSISGRSILRVSKYRPEMPLLGLTPQDRTRRRTALMWGTESALVPMKGSGGDLTTAAERALLEGGWASQGDRVVIVSGRPGGHGGTNRIMVHRVGEEVWG
- a CDS encoding FAD-dependent oxidoreductase yields the protein MAPRLVVIGGDAAGMSAASHVNRVVPEAEVIVVERGPHTSYSMCGIPFLVGGVVGEGRDLVVRSPEQFRRAGVTVHTRTEAISVDADARRVRVRDLAAGAERDEPYDLLLVATGARPVVPPVPGAQRYAEVVHTLAEGERLRARLDAMEGDARTVVVVGAGYIGLELAEALVTRGLDATLVDANSQVMASLDADMARPVEEALRRFGVHLALAERLEEVRGEGRACREVVTDGGAYDADLVVVAVGARPAVDVARTAGCAVGDSGALLVDPTMRTSVEGIWAAGDCVESTHLVSGAPVNVQLGTHANKQGRIAGLHLAAALRGDEPPAGAAFPGVVGTAVTKICDTEVARTGLNEREARDAGVGYAAVRFTGSARAGYLPDAGEVAVKMLAERGTGRVLGAQLVGTGNVGKRIDTAATWCQLGVRVQQAQLLDLAYAPPFGGVWDLLAVGARKLVRELGLSPQL
- a CDS encoding MarR family transcriptional regulator; this encodes MRPSDQSVPGQPCQRTAAGTHPLELQRLALQEQTHPDCRPLSVQALIWLFRGYSAAVSAQADELRPLGLSPSAFNVLMALRNTPGRTLEPCQLSERLLVSRPSITGLLDTLEGKGLVTRRPHEHDRRRVIVSLTPAGNALLERHLPAHYAELNALFEELSDDDLATLVSLLRRLRGAIPPSLADP
- a CDS encoding Sir2 family NAD-dependent protein deacetylase, whose protein sequence is MGDERMWRPLGPRRPAGWGFTAGTRWAFDQLDAGETEPTCPRCRGLVKSATVRFGQDLFAGVVERALALVASADMVLAVGSSLQVRPAADIPAAAA
- a CDS encoding SDR family oxidoreductase is translated as MQRPADHERPVTNLVAGGTGALGSALVGLLLERGERVCVPWIDEAQAARLRDLHAEALDEGRLRLSRCDVADPDQVAALLDVLEAVWGPLWMACSTVGGWEGGTNVEDLDDITVLDRQLLLNLRTATVVAREGLRHMGAAGGRVVLVGSQTVDHPAPGQAAYTAAKAGVLALVRTLATELRGSGRTANAVIPKVIDTPANRTAMPSADHARWVPPRAIAKVIVWLASADSWPVTGATVHVPGDA
- a CDS encoding Stp1/IreP family PP2C-type Ser/Thr phosphatase, which encodes MTDTTLTLIAHAGTHVGKVRSGNEDAYHCGERLFVVADGLGGHAAGEVASALAVEELAGLEPRDFSTVEEVQEALAEAIRAGNRRVHAEAEADARRAGMGTTLTAAAVMGERLALAHVGDSRAYLLRGGALQQLTTDHTAAQEAVDAGYLTPEQAATRPERHMLARAVGLALDVAVDTPEPVGLAPGDRVLLCSDGLVDPLTDQAIATILEEHPDPREACEGLVQAALDGGGPDNVTVVVVRIDGS
- a CDS encoding alkaline phosphatase family protein encodes the protein MEPVRPDYGGAWVGALLPWLLGGSAPPWLPAAARDAERVVLLVLDGLGQHALDRYGDRLPELSAMAGTTLTTVAPSTTAAALTSITTGLPPAGHGVVGYRMRVAGEVLNVLGWQTTGRHRGPDPAVVQPQHPFGGCDVPVVTREEFRTSGFTAAHLRDVPFVGWRVPSTLVEHVRRLSAERRLVYAYYDGVDKVAHEFGLTTGFFTAELAAADRLVGELRDVLPPEAALVVTADHGQLDVGPDDVVGLDALDGAVAAYSGESRFRSLHARTGAAGDLLAAAREHFGDCAWVFARDQLFDEGWLGPGATATVRGRMGDVVLAAHDGVAFADPGEDRENALLGRHGSLTPDEMIVPLLSAPGRA
- the fdhD gene encoding formate dehydrogenase accessory sulfurtransferase FdhD: MSNRVIARRRILRVTGGSARPSSDQLVAEEPMEVRVNGDAVAVTMRTPGNDFELALGFCLTEGIVDAAGDVATIRYCAGEPGPYTGDFNVVEVALRSAAPVPADLRRHVYTSSSCGICGTASIAAVRKDTGAVGDDGVRVSASTLAALPDRLRAAQRVFDRTGGLHAAGLFTSDGELVCLREDVGRHNAVDKLVGWAAMSERLPLSGHLLLVSGRVAFEIAQKALVAGVPVLAAVSAPSSLAVDLAGEAGMTLAGFVRGTTMNVYTGAERLTGLTRVR
- a CDS encoding DUF6457 domain-containing protein, whose amino-acid sequence is MDGEAFLTRLAAEAGTKAISPAEVDAVLDLARVVAHTVERRLAPLSAYTAGLALAGEADPATRAAHVRALIVAVEALTGE
- a CDS encoding acyl-CoA dehydrogenase family protein; protein product: MSIRQVDARQSRAVAEAAREAEWRKPSFGKELFLGRFRLDLIHPHPRQTPEQARKGEAFLTELRAFLETEVDPLQIERDAKIPDGVVKGLADLGALGMKIDERYGGLGLSTLYYNRALQLAGSCHSAIATLLSAHQSIGVPQPLKLFGTEEQKRAYLPRVARDEISAFLLTEPDVGSDPARMRTTATPAEDGSGYRLNGVKLWTTNGVIADLLVVMAVVPPSEGRRGGITTFIVEADSPGITVEHRNAFMGLRGIENGVTRFDDVFVPAANVVGDEGRGLRVALATLNTGRLSLPAVNAATGKWCLKIAREWSNERVQWGQPIGKHEAVAHKIAFIAATAFAMEAVVELSAELADQERNDIRIEAALAKLYNSEMGWLVADELVQIRGGRGFETAASLAARGEKPVPAEQVLRDMRINRIFEGSSEIMHLLIAREAVDAHLSVAGDLVDPDVGVRGKARAAAKAGAFYGRWLPQLVAGKAAVPGAYAEFGQLAGHLRFVERASRKLARSTFYGMSRWQARLERKQGFLGRIVDIGAELYAMSAACVRAQMLVEDDPVEGESAVELADLFCRQARRRADTLFRALWRNDDARNAAAADRVLEGRYAWSEAGVIDPSGEGPMIGAPRGRSPRLSR